A window from Schistosoma haematobium chromosome 3, whole genome shotgun sequence encodes these proteins:
- the CCDC65_1 gene encoding Dynein regulatory complex subunit 2, variant 2 (EggNog:ENOG410V9BA~COG:S), with amino-acid sequence MFWKRFNKVQLDRLAIIKEYNMLEQENIQLKLLLKQYLDGISVNSEVISGDNSLIVINGRSNLKHMSIIDDPRILLISTDDDSVQPKEMINYATTPAAVDYRIRQTT; translated from the exons ATGTTTTGGAAAAGATTTAATAAAGTTCAATTAGATCGTTTAGCAATAATTAAAGAATACAATATGTTAGAGCAAGAAAACAttcaattaaaattattattgaaacaatATTTAGACGGTATATCAGTTAATAGTGAAGTTATATCTGGTGATAATTCATTAATTGTTATAAATGGACGATCAAATTTAAA acACATGAGCATAATAGATGATCCACGAATTCTATTGATATCTACTGATGATGATAGTGTACAGCCGAAAGAAATGATAAACTATGCTACTACTCCCGCCGCAGTTGACTATCGAATAAGACAGACAACTTAG